A DNA window from Hordeum vulgare subsp. vulgare chromosome 1H, MorexV3_pseudomolecules_assembly, whole genome shotgun sequence contains the following coding sequences:
- the LOC123398806 gene encoding 40S ribosomal protein S24-1-like codes for MADAKAMTAVTLRTRKFMTNRLLARKQFVLEVIHPGRANLSKAELTEKLSKVYKVKDPNCIFAFKFRTHFRGSKSSGIGLIYDNLEAAKKFEPKYRLIRAPTSRAAPARCAALVVPHQRALLHRRASESPCLRLR; via the exons ATGGCAGACGCCAAGGCCATGACGGCAGTCACCCTTCGCACCCGTAAGTTCATGACCAACCGGCTGCTCGCCCGCAAGCAGTTCGTGCTCGAGGTCATCCACCCCGGTCGCGCCAACTTATCCAAG GCGGAGCTCACGGAGAAGCTGTCCAAGGTGTACAAGGTCAAGGACCCCAACTGCATCTTCGCCTTCAAGTTCCGCACCCACTTCAGAGGtagcaa GTCCTCCGGAATCGGTCTCATCTATGACAACCTCGAAGCCGCCAAGAAGTTCGAGCCCAAGTACCGCCTCATCAGG gcGCCAACTAGTCGCGCCGCGCCGGCTCGCTGCGCTGCACTAGTTGTGCCACACCAGCGTGCCTTGCTCCACCGGCGCGCGTCCGAGTCGCCCTGCCTCCGCCTCCGCTGA